A single Drosophila ananassae strain 14024-0371.13 chromosome 3L, ASM1763931v2, whole genome shotgun sequence DNA region contains:
- the LOC6494727 gene encoding kinesin-like protein KIF13A isoform X10 yields MNHSPARIENHPEASAMSSDKIKVAVRVRPFNRREIELGTKCIVEMEKQQTILQNPPTLEKIERKQPKTFAFDHCFYSLNAEDDNFASQETVFDCVGRDILDNAFQGYNACIFAYGQTGSGKSYTMMGSQESKGIIPRLCDKLFSAIANKSTPELMYKVEVSYMEIYNEKVHDLLDPKPNKQSLKVREHNVLGPYVDGLSQLAVTSYQDIDNLMTEGNKSRTVAATNMNAESSRSHAVFSVVLTQILTDQATGVSGEKVSRMSLVDLAGSERAVKTGAVGDRLKEGSNINKSLTTLGLVISKLADQTNGRKGGNDKFVPYRDSVLTWLLKDNLGGNSRTVMVATISPSADNYEETLSTLRYADRAKRIVNHAVVNEDPNARIIRELRHEVETLRSMLKHATGSPVGDVQDKLAESENLMKQISQTWEEKLVKTERIQNERQQALEKMGISVQASGIKVEKNKYYLVNLNADPSLNELLVYYLKDRTLIGGRSISGQQPDIQLSGLGIQPEHCVITIEDSGLYMEPVQGARCFVNGSAAVEKTPLQNGDRILWGNHHFFRVNSPKSNNTSMCASEPQTPAQLIDYNFARDEIMQNELSNDPIQTAIARLERQHEEDKQVALEKQRQEYERQFQQLRNILSPSTPYAPYAPYDPLRMGKITPNTPTSQMRVEKWAQERDEMFRRSLGQLKTDIMRANSLVQEANFLAEEMEKKTKFSVTLQIPPANLSPNRRRGAFVSEPAILVKRTNSGSQIWTMEKLENKLIDMREMYQEHKDRVMNGLDEENKPQDPFYESQENHNLIGVANIFLEVLFHDVKLDYHTPIISQQGEVAGRLQVEIERIAGQMPQDRMCESVSESSGDSRDEYDDPVDPTANQITCRVTIKCASGLPLSLSNFVFCQYTFWGHQEMVVPVINAESTAHDQNMVFKFEHTKDFTVSINEEFLEHCIEGALSIEVWGHRSAGFSKSKGWEVEQQQAKARSLVDRWAELSRKIELWVEIHELNDNGEYSPVEVTNRNEVLTGGIYQLRQGQQRRVNVRVKPVQNSGTLPIICQSIVNVAIGSVTVRSRLQRPLDSYQEEDLTVLREKWSEALGRRRQYLDQQIQMLIKKEEKNEQERERELSLVHQWVSLTEERNAVLVPAPGSGIPGAPASWEPPSGMEPHVPVLFLNLNGDDLSAQNTNDELSIAGINSILSKEHGHKFYTLQILQHLDKDVCCVASWDSSMHDSQALNRVTEANERVYLILRTTVRLSHPAPMDLVLRKRLSINIKKGQTLTDRLKKFRLVRGENAIWQSGVTYEVVSNIPKASEELEDRESLAQLAASGDDCSASDGETYIEKYTRGVSAVESILTLDRLRQNVAVKELETAHGQPLSMRKTVSVPNFSQAVKDTTNTGSIMRFDASMESLLNVGRSESFADLNNSALGNKFSPAGHGAGGAGSGVIRNRHSFGGKGSSDDSPGKAFGIARPTFLNLNLNLNTLRNAPTKPSPATTKLLGMRMTTLHEEPLGGHRSLDEEPEDSYSDSEYAAEYEQERQQNRSFAGGRSRLTASKTMDSFMDVSNHSNQSYLSYTSSANSNMKHLTGLATLSMSSSTSSGYGSQAVSCNNLSNEDIASMRSMSIDETPDFDRINSNSPPNRQTRVNPFLKDMPKAKAQDQPEPQAKKLQETFTHPLELPKENAQSDEDEPEQLPKNNNNNNVESVKPAEPMIVAEMEQEAADPEIESQPELATDNQNGNKSAEEEVLEGDGIVTEELPAGKVVRRKKSNTQPPNNLNNNNTSNSTSQAPRVNHRASVAKMEGLAALMDSSIMTSSTEIDDESKDVEITVPDWIVVGESVLIRPYNTSGVIRFVGVTEFQPGAWIGVELDTPTGKNDGSVKGIQYFQCKPKHGMFVRSDKLMLDKRGKAMRAYKAAEKSNSISKEMSSSMTRSKSRGESLNVAARK; encoded by the exons ATGAATCACTCCCCGGCCCGCATCGAAAATCATCCAGAAGCCTCCGCCATGTCAAGTGATAAGATCAAAGTCGCGGTGAGGGTGCGACCCTTCAATCGACGCG aaATCGAATTGGGTACAAAATGTATcgtggaaatggaaaaacaGCAGACTATTCTGCAGAATCCACCCACATTGGAGAAGATCGAAAG AAAACAACCAAAGACATTTGCATTCGATCACTGTTTCTACTCTCTGAACGCCGAGGACGACAACTTCGCCTCCCAGGAGACGGTGTTCGATTGTGTGGGACGTGACATTCTGGATAATGCGTTCCAGGGCTATAATGCCTGCATATTCGCCTACGGCCAGACAG GCTCTGGCAAGTCGTATACGATGATGGGCTCCCAGGAGAGCAAGGGCATCATTCCACGCCTCTGCGACAAGCTCTTCTCCGCCATCGCCAACAAATCCACCCCCGAGCTGATGTACAAGGTGGAGGTCTCCTACATGGAGATCTACAACGAGAAGGTTCACGATCTACTGGATCCGAAGCCCAACAAGCAGTCGCTCAAGGTGCGCGAACACAATGTCCTGGGTCCCTACGTGGATGGCTTGTCGCAGCTGGCGGTGACATCCTACCAGGACATCGACAACCTCATGACCGAGGGCAACAAATCGCGCACCGTAGCTGCCACCAACATGAACGCCGAGTCATCTCGCTCGCATGCCGTCTTTTCGGTGGTTCTCACTCAGATATTGACGGACCAGGCGACGGGTGTCAGTGGCGAGAAGGTGTCCCGCATGTCCCTGGTGGACTTGGCCGGCTCGGAGAGAGCTGTGAAAACGGGAGCAGTTGGCGATCGCCTGAAAGAGGGCTCCAACATCAACAA ATCTTTGACCACGCTGGGCCTGGTCATATCGAAGCTGGCCGACCAGACGAACGGCCGGAAAGGCGGCAACGACAAGTTCGTGCCCTACCGTGACTCGGTTCTCacctggctgctgaaggacaACCTGGGCGGCAACTCGCGCACAGTAATGGTGGCCACCATCTCCCCCTCCGCCGACAACTACGAGGAGACACTGTCCACGCTCCGGTATGCGGATCGAGCCAAGCGAATTGTTAACCACGCCGTGGTGAACGAAGATCCCAATGCCCGGATTATCCGCGAACTGCGGCACGAGGTGGAGACGCTGCGCAGTATGTTGAAGCATGCCACTGGGTCGCCGGTGGGCGATGTCCAGGACAAGCTGGCCGAGAGCGAGAATCTGATGAAGCAAATATCGCAGACGTGGGAGGAGAAGCTCGTCAAGACCGAGCGCATCCAGAACGAACGGCAGCAGGCTCTGGAGAAGATGGGCATCAGCGTGCAGGCCAGTGGCATCAAAGTGGAGAAGAACAAGTACTACCTGGTCAATCTGAACGCAGATCCGTCCCTCAACGAGTTGCTAGTCTACTATCTGAAG gaTCGCACACTAATTGGTGGTCGTAGCATCAGTGGCCAGCAGCCGGACATTCAACTCTCCGGTCTGGGAATCCAGCCGGAACACTGTGTCATCACCATCGAGGACAGTGGCCTGTATATGGAGCCGGTGCAGGGTGCTCGTTGCTTTGTCAATGGCTCGGCCGCTGTGGAGAAGACGCCGCTGCAAAACGGCGATCGTATTCTGTGGGGCAACCACCACTTCTTCCGCGTCAATTCGCCAAAGAGCAACAATACCAGCATGTGCGCCTCCGAGCCACAGACTCCCGCTCAGCTGATCGATTACAACTTCGCCCGAGATGAGATTATGCAGAATGAGCTGAGCAACGACCCCATCCAGACGGCCATTGCTCGGTTGGAGCGCCAGCACGAGGAAGATAAGCAGGTGGCGCTGGAGAAGCAGCGGCAGGAGTACGAGCGCCAGTTCCAGCAACTGCGCAACATTCTCTCTCCCAGCACACCGTACGCTCCGTACGCCCCCTATGATCCGCTGCGGATGGGCAAGATCACACCAAATACTCCCACCTCGCAGATGCGAGTGGAAAAATGGGCGCAG GAGCGCGACGAGATGTTTCGGCGTAGTCTGGGCCAGCTGAAGACGGACATTATGCGAGCCAACTCTCTGGTACAGGAGGCCAACTTCCTGGCTGAGGAAATGGAGAAGAAGACCAAGTTCTCGGTCACTCTGCAGATACCGCCGGCCAACCTGAGTCCGAACAGGAGGCGCGGTGCCTTCGTCAGCGAACCGGCGATCCTGGTGAAGCGCACCAACTCCGGCAGCCAGATCTGGACGATGGAGAAGCTGGAGAACAAGCTGATCGACATGCGCGAGATGTACCAGGAGCACAAGGACCGGGTTATGAACGGACTG GACGAGGAGAACAAGCCTCAGGACCCGTTCTACGAGTCCCAGGAGAACCACAACCTGATCGGAGTGGCCAACATATTCCTGGAGGTCCTCTTCCACGACGTGAAACTGGACTACCACACGCCGATCATAAGCCAGCAGGGCGAGGTGGCCGGGCGCTTGCAGGTGGAGATCGAAAGGATTGCTGGCCAAATGCCGCAGGATCGCATGTGTGAGTCGGTGTCCGAATCGTCGGGTGACTCGAGGGACGAGTACGATGATCCCGTGGATCCTACCGCAAACCAGATCACCTGCCGCGTGACCATCAAGTGTGCCAGCGGCCTACCGCTCTCGCTCTCTAACTTTGTCTTCTGCCAGTACACATTTTGGGGCCACCAGGAGATGGTGGTGCCGGTGATCAATGCCGAGTCCACAGCCCATGACCAGAACATGGTCTTCAAGTTCGAGCACACCAAGGACTTTACTGTGTCCATCAACGAGGAGTTCCTGGAGCACTGCATCGAGGGAGCTCTGTCCATCGAGGTGTGGGGCCATCGCAGCGCCGGGTTCTCCAAGTCCAAGGGCTGGGAggtggagcagcagcaggccaAGGCACGATCTCTGGTCGATCGCTGGGCGGAACTCTCGCGCAAGATCGAGCTCTGGGTGGAGATCCACGAGCTGAACGACAACGGAGAGTACTCGCCCGTGGAAGTGACAAACCGCAATGAAGTTCTCACTGGTGGCATCTACCAGCTCCGGCAGGGGCAACAGCGAAGGGTCAATGTGAGAGTGAAGCCTGTCCAGAACTCAGGCACCCTGCCCATCATCTGCCAATCGATTGTGAATGTGGCCATCGGCAGTGTCACGGTGCGGTCAAGGCTGCAACGGCCCCTAGACTCCTACCAGGAGGAGGATCTCACAGTGCTGCGCGAGAAGTGGAGCGAGGCTTTGGGTCGGAGGCGACAGTATCTGGACCAGCAGATCCAGATGCTGATCAAGAAGGAGGAGAAGAACGAGCAGGAACGTGAGCGCGAGCTGAGCTTGGTCCACCAATGGGTGTCACTGACGGAGGAGCGCAACGCAGTGCTGGTCCCAGCACCCGGATCGGGCATTCCCGGGGCACCTGCCTCCTGGGAGCCACCGTCCGGCATGGAGCCACATGTGCCAGTGCTCTTCCTCAACCTCAACGGCGATGATCTTTCCGCGCAGAACACCAACGATGAGCTGTCAATTGCCGGCATTAACTCGATCCTTTCGAAGGAGCACGGCCACAAATTCTATACCCTGCAGATCCTCCAGCACCTGGACAAGGACGTTTGCTGTGTGGCCAGCTGGGATTCGTCCATGCACGACAGCCAGGCTCTGAACCGTGTCACCGAGGCCAATGAACGCGTCTATCTCATCCTGCGGACCACGGTGCGCCTGTCGCATCCTGCTCCCATGGATCTGGTGCTGCGCAAGCGGCTGAGCATCAACATCAAGAAGGGCCAGACGCTGACCGATCGATTGAAGAAGTTCCGACTGGTGCGGGGCGAAAATGCCATCTGGCAGAGTGGCGTCACCTACGAGGTGGTATCCAACATTCCGAAGGCCTCCGAGGAGCTCGAAGATCGCGAGTCCCTAGCCCAGTTAGCGGCTAGTGGGGATGACTGTTCCGCCAGTGATGGAGAGACCTACATAG AGAAATACACGCGTGGTGTGTCGGCCGTGGAGAGCATCTTAACCCTGGACCGACTGCGTCAGAATGTGGCTGTCAAGGAGCTGGAGACGGCCCACGGACAGCCGCTGTCCATGCGCAAGACCGTCAGTGTGCCGAACTTCTCGCAG GCGGTAAAAGACACCACCAATACCGGGAGT ATTATGCGCTTCGATGCATCGATGGAGTCGCTACTGAATGTGGGACGATCCGAGTCCTTTGCCGATCTCAACAACAGTGCCCTGGGCAACAAGTTTTCGCCAG CTGGCCATGGCGCAGGAGGAGCAGGCAGCGGAGTCATCCGCAATCGCCACAGCTTCGGTGGCAAGGGAAGCAGCGATGATTCCCCCGGAAAAGCCTTTGGCATTG CGCGTCCAACATTTTTGAATCTCAATTTGAACTTGAACACATTGAGAAATGCGCCAACGAAAC CTTCGCCGGCCACCACCAAGCTACTGGGAATGCGGATGACCACGCTGCACGAGGAGCCTCTTGGTGGACATAGATCTCTGGATGAGGAGCCAGAGGACAGCTACAGCGACTCCGAGTACGCCGCCGAGTACGAGCAGGAGCGGCAGCAGAACAGGAGCTTCGCTGGCGGACGCTCCCGGCTAACGGCCTCCAAGACCATGGACTCGTTCATGGACGTCAGCAACCACTCCAACCAGAGCTACTTGAGCTACACGTCCAGCGCCAATTCAAATATGAAGCATCTGACTGGCCTGGCCACGCTGAGCATGAGCTCCTCCACCAGCAGTGGCTACGGCTCCCAGGCGGTCTCGTGCAACAATCTGAGCAACGAGGACATAGCTTCAATGCGTTCCATGAGCATTGATGAGACGCCAG ATTTCGATCGAATCAACTCGAATTCGCCACCCAACCGACAGACTCGTGTCAATCCCTTCCTGAAGGACATGCCCAAGGCAAAAGCCCAAGATCAACCGGAGCCTCAGGCCAAGAAGCTGCAGGAAACGTTTACGCACCCATTGGAGCTGCCAAAGGAAAACGCACAATCCGACGAAGATGAACCCGAGCAGTTGccaaagaacaacaacaacaacaatgttGAATCGGTCAAACCAGCGGAGCCAATGATCGTTGcagagatggagcaggaggctGCTGACCCAGAAATCGAATCACAACCAGAGCTTGCCACAGACAATCAGAACGGCAACAAGTCcgcggaggaggaggtgctGGAAGGCGATGGCATCGTTACGGAAGAGCTGCCCGCTGGCAAGGTTGTGCGGCGCAAGAAGTCCAACACGCAGCCACCGAACAACctgaacaacaacaataccAGTAACAGCACAAGTCAGGCGCCGCGTGTCAACCATCGCGCTTCGGTGGCCAAAATGGAAGGCCTCGCCGCCCTAATGGACTCCAGCATAATGACAAGCAGCACAGAAATCGATG ATGAGAGCAAAGATGTGGAAATCACCGTGCCCGATTGGATAGTGGTTGGCGAGTCGGTGTTGATACGCCCTTACAACACGAGCGGTGTTATTCGCTTCGTTGGCGTCACAGAGTTCCAGCCGGGTGCCTGGATTGGCGTGGAATTGGATACCCCGACTGGCAAGAACGACGGCAGCGTGAAGGGTATTCAGTATTTCCAGTGCAAGCCGAAGCACGGCATGTTCGTGCGCTCCGACAAGCTGATGCTGGACAAGCGCGGAAAGGCGATGCGGGCGTACAAGGCCGCTGAGAAGAGCAACAGCATTAGCAAAG AGATGAGCAGCTCGATGACTCGATCGAAGAGCCGCGGCGAATCACTAAATGTGGCGGCGCGAAAATGA